A DNA window from Vibrio cidicii contains the following coding sequences:
- the lolD gene encoding lipoprotein-releasing ABC transporter ATP-binding protein LolD encodes MNKLLKCHHVSKTYREGELTTEVLKGVSFEMDKSELVAIVGTSGSGKSTLLHILGALDDATEGEVEFLNYRLCTLSSNKQAKLRNQHLGFIYQFHHLLADFSALENVAMPLLIAGIPLAQAKQEAQQLLEKVGLKHRVLHRPSELSGGERQRVAIARALINKPELVLADEPTGNLDHKTAVQIYDLMRELNRESGTAFLVVTHDNELAAKMDRQMTMQDGLLTHPTESEMK; translated from the coding sequence ATGAATAAGTTGTTAAAGTGTCATCACGTGAGCAAAACCTATAGGGAAGGTGAACTCACTACCGAAGTACTCAAAGGCGTAAGCTTTGAGATGGATAAAAGTGAGTTGGTGGCGATTGTTGGTACCTCTGGCTCAGGCAAAAGTACCTTGCTGCACATTCTCGGCGCCTTGGATGATGCCACTGAGGGTGAGGTAGAATTTCTTAATTATCGCTTGTGTACCCTCAGCAGTAATAAGCAAGCGAAGCTGCGCAACCAGCATCTCGGTTTTATCTATCAGTTCCATCATCTGTTGGCCGATTTCTCGGCGCTGGAAAATGTGGCGATGCCGCTGCTCATTGCGGGCATACCATTGGCTCAAGCTAAGCAAGAAGCGCAGCAACTCTTGGAAAAAGTCGGCCTGAAACATCGCGTTTTACACCGCCCATCAGAACTGTCTGGTGGTGAGCGCCAACGTGTAGCGATTGCGCGCGCTCTAATTAATAAACCGGAGCTGGTGTTGGCTGATGAACCGACAGGCAACCTTGACCACAAGACGGCAGTGCAAATTTACGATCTGATGCGTGAGTTAAATCGTGAGTCGGGCACCGCGTTTTTGGTGGTGACACACGACAATGAGTTGGCAGCGAAAATGGATCGACAGATGACGATGCAAGATGGTTTGCTGACTCACCCAACCGAGAGTGAGATGAAGTAA
- the lolE gene encoding lipoprotein-releasing ABC transporter permease subunit LolE gives MFSSLPLMIGRRFSKAKQRNKMVSFISLSSTIGIAVGVAVIIIGLSAMNGFERELQSRVLSVIPHAELEGVRGPVADWRKVVSQVTTHPNVVAAAPYVKFTGLVERGDQLKAIEVRAVEPDYEQAVSSMAQFIEAAAWQAFTPGKNQVILGRGVANEIDAKVGDYVTLLIPQVGNTSKVQAPKRGRVQVVGFLTLNGQIDHNVALVPLADGQQYTTLGDGVTGIALRTNDVLNAQSIVRDVGQKIDIYVYLRSWKQKFGFLYRDIQLVRTIMYLVMVLVIGVACFNIVSTLMMSVKDRAAEIAILRTMGASDRLVRRIFVWQGVFSGVLGSVLGSVVGVLVALNLTTIIKGLENLLDHQFLSGDIYFVDFLPTQLRYEDVLIVSGTAIILSILATWYPALRASKLQPAAVLSSK, from the coding sequence ATGTTTTCTTCTTTGCCACTGATGATCGGCCGCCGTTTTAGTAAAGCCAAGCAGCGTAATAAAATGGTGTCGTTTATCTCTCTCTCATCCACAATTGGCATTGCCGTTGGTGTAGCGGTGATCATTATCGGTCTATCGGCAATGAATGGCTTTGAGCGGGAATTACAGTCGCGTGTGTTGTCAGTTATTCCCCACGCAGAACTCGAAGGCGTGCGTGGCCCGGTTGCCGACTGGCGCAAAGTGGTCTCACAGGTTACAACACACCCCAACGTGGTGGCCGCCGCGCCGTATGTGAAATTCACGGGTTTGGTCGAGCGCGGCGATCAGCTCAAAGCGATCGAAGTGCGTGCGGTGGAGCCAGACTATGAACAAGCGGTGTCCAGCATGGCGCAGTTTATCGAAGCGGCTGCGTGGCAGGCATTCACACCGGGTAAAAATCAAGTGATTTTAGGGCGCGGCGTCGCGAATGAGATTGACGCCAAGGTCGGCGACTATGTCACTCTTTTAATTCCGCAAGTGGGCAATACCAGCAAAGTACAGGCTCCTAAGCGGGGTCGCGTACAGGTGGTTGGCTTTCTTACGCTCAACGGACAAATCGATCACAATGTTGCTTTAGTCCCCCTAGCCGACGGTCAGCAATACACGACGTTGGGTGATGGAGTGACGGGCATCGCACTGCGTACTAATGATGTGTTGAATGCGCAAAGTATCGTGCGTGATGTCGGACAGAAAATCGACATTTATGTCTATTTACGCAGTTGGAAGCAGAAATTTGGCTTTTTATACCGCGATATCCAACTGGTGCGCACCATTATGTATCTCGTGATGGTGCTGGTGATTGGCGTTGCCTGTTTTAATATCGTCTCCACCTTGATGATGTCGGTCAAAGACCGTGCTGCGGAAATTGCCATTTTGCGCACCATGGGCGCCTCAGATCGCCTAGTGAGGCGTATCTTTGTTTGGCAAGGTGTTTTTTCCGGCGTGCTTGGTAGTGTGCTCGGCAGTGTCGTTGGCGTACTGGTGGCATTAAACCTCACTACCATAATCAAAGGGCTGGAAAACTTGCTCGACCACCAATTCTTATCGGGTGATATCTATTTTGTCGATTTTCTACCGACACAATTGCGTTATGAAGATGTGCTGATTGTTTCAGGCACCGCGATCATATTAAGCATTCTTGCCACTTGGTATCCCGCACTCAGAGCCTCCAAACTCCAACCTGCTGCGGTGTTGAGTAGCAAGTAA
- a CDS encoding DUF2062 domain-containing protein, which yields MPRKLIKRFMPDHELIKRQKALKVFGNVLYNPNLWCLNRRSAAGAFAVGLFMAFVPLPSQMIMSAGLAVLLGVNLPLSVALVWVSNPITMPVLFYFAYKLGAFVMNVPPQPFHFELSWDFIIEQMSTIGPPFLLGCTICGVVSSIVGYFGIRGLWRYSVVRSWQKRQAR from the coding sequence ATGCCAAGAAAGCTGATCAAACGCTTCATGCCAGACCATGAGCTGATAAAACGTCAAAAAGCATTGAAAGTGTTTGGTAACGTTTTATACAACCCCAATTTGTGGTGCCTAAATCGCCGTTCTGCGGCAGGTGCTTTTGCTGTTGGCCTGTTTATGGCTTTTGTTCCGCTACCGAGTCAGATGATCATGTCAGCGGGTTTAGCGGTATTGCTTGGTGTCAATTTGCCGCTTTCAGTCGCGCTGGTTTGGGTAAGTAATCCGATCACCATGCCCGTGCTGTTTTACTTCGCCTACAAACTCGGCGCTTTCGTGATGAATGTTCCGCCACAGCCTTTTCATTTCGAACTTTCTTGGGACTTCATCATTGAACAAATGAGCACCATTGGCCCTCCGTTCTTACTCGGGTGCACCATCTGCGGCGTGGTTTCGTCGATTGTCGGCTACTTTGGCATTCGCGGTTTGTGGCGTTACTCTGTCGTGAGAAGTTGGCAGAAGCGTCAAGCAAGATAA
- a CDS encoding DNA internalization-related competence protein ComEC/Rec2 — translation MNITINGQVDSPFKQISHGYEGIIYITHINGQPLTLFERAKVRLIAPILLNQGDLLAGRVNIKPIYGLLNQAGFDSERFALSQQVLARATLDRQHSWRVTSRYSVRSALIEKVSLQLAQASHSALLMALSFGVRDQIETQQWQLLKQSGLIHLLSISGLHIGMAFGCGYWLGHWMRVGQRPLLFAPIMLGLVFAWAYAWLAGFTLPTQRALIFCLLMASLSLMNGQISRWSTLLLVLACCLVLSPFSPLSSSFWLSFLAVGAVFLTINQGHFHASWRKRTTKLLLTQASLLLFLAPVTGHFFSGFSVAALVYNLVFIPWFTLAVVPLVLAGLLFSALSLPSVAALIWQLADWSLQPLSLLLPYARHGWWPLTDGQITVITLLALLILFRRLFTPMFALTALGISMAMTISHRQQNDIRIDLLDVGHGLAVLIEKNDHLLLYDTGKGWLDGSIAQQIIEPLMLKRGHRGLDGLILSHLDNDHAGGKAYVESMLSPKWRMSSSQQEHYLPCLRGDQHEWQGMLLEVLWPPRLVKRAYNPHSCVIRLSDRENQFSILLTGDIDAVAEWILAREPEEVTSDIMLVPHHGSLTSSSPDFVAAVAPQLALASLAKGNQWGMPRKEVLRTYQQYEVRWLDTGEEGQITVWVHQGHWSVKTLRSNSLQPWYRQMLRNQVE, via the coding sequence GTGAATATTACCATAAACGGGCAAGTTGACAGCCCTTTTAAGCAAATAAGTCACGGCTATGAGGGGATTATTTATATTACGCACATTAATGGCCAGCCACTGACGCTTTTTGAGCGAGCAAAAGTTCGCCTGATTGCGCCAATTTTGCTCAATCAGGGTGATCTCCTTGCTGGTCGAGTAAACATCAAACCTATTTATGGACTGCTGAACCAGGCTGGATTTGACAGTGAAAGGTTTGCTCTCAGCCAACAAGTCTTAGCCAGAGCAACACTTGATCGACAGCATTCGTGGCGGGTTACGTCGAGGTACTCGGTTAGATCGGCGCTGATTGAAAAAGTCTCCCTGCAATTGGCGCAGGCATCGCACTCAGCTTTGTTAATGGCACTCAGTTTTGGCGTGCGTGACCAGATCGAGACGCAGCAGTGGCAACTGCTCAAACAGAGCGGATTGATTCATCTTCTTTCGATCTCTGGCTTGCATATAGGTATGGCGTTTGGTTGTGGCTATTGGCTCGGCCATTGGATGCGGGTAGGGCAAAGACCGCTTCTTTTCGCGCCGATCATGCTCGGTCTGGTGTTTGCTTGGGCTTATGCTTGGTTGGCCGGCTTTACCCTACCGACTCAGCGAGCACTCATCTTTTGTCTCCTGATGGCATCGCTCTCTTTGATGAACGGTCAGATAAGCCGTTGGAGTACCTTACTTTTGGTGCTGGCATGCTGTTTAGTGCTATCGCCTTTTTCCCCGCTTTCTTCTAGCTTCTGGTTATCTTTTCTCGCCGTCGGCGCGGTTTTTCTCACCATCAACCAAGGCCATTTTCATGCCTCATGGCGCAAGAGAACAACCAAGCTGCTACTCACGCAAGCATCGTTACTGCTGTTTCTCGCGCCCGTAACTGGGCACTTCTTTTCCGGTTTTAGCGTTGCTGCTCTGGTATACAACTTAGTGTTTATCCCTTGGTTTACGCTGGCTGTGGTTCCTTTGGTGCTGGCTGGTTTGTTGTTTTCGGCCTTATCTTTGCCAAGCGTCGCCGCGCTCATTTGGCAACTGGCAGATTGGTCTTTACAACCGTTAAGCCTGCTGTTGCCTTATGCACGTCACGGTTGGTGGCCACTCACCGACGGGCAGATAACCGTTATCACCCTCTTGGCTCTGCTGATTCTGTTCCGACGCCTGTTCACGCCCATGTTCGCGTTGACTGCTTTGGGGATAAGCATGGCGATGACGATAAGTCATCGCCAGCAGAATGATATCCGTATTGATCTATTGGACGTCGGTCATGGGCTGGCGGTATTGATTGAGAAAAATGATCACCTGCTGCTTTATGATACTGGCAAAGGGTGGCTGGACGGCAGTATTGCCCAGCAAATCATTGAGCCTTTGATGCTTAAAAGGGGCCATCGCGGTTTGGATGGTCTGATTCTTAGCCACCTAGACAACGACCATGCCGGAGGGAAAGCGTATGTAGAGTCCATGCTGTCACCGAAATGGCGCATGAGCAGTTCGCAGCAAGAGCACTATTTACCCTGTCTTCGTGGTGATCAGCATGAATGGCAAGGGATGCTGCTTGAAGTTCTGTGGCCACCGAGACTAGTTAAACGGGCCTATAACCCTCACTCGTGCGTGATTCGGCTCAGCGATAGGGAAAATCAGTTTTCAATCTTACTCACGGGAGACATTGATGCCGTCGCCGAGTGGATTTTGGCTCGAGAGCCTGAAGAGGTGACAAGCGATATTATGCTGGTCCCGCATCATGGCAGTTTAACCTCGTCCTCACCGGATTTTGTCGCCGCAGTCGCGCCGCAGTTGGCGTTGGCCTCACTCGCCAAAGGTAACCAGTGGGGCATGCCGAGAAAAGAGGTCTTACGCACTTATCAGCAATACGAGGTGCGCTGGTTAGATACTGGAGAAGAAGGGCAGATTACGGTTTGGGTTCACCAAGGTCACTGGTCAGTAAAAACGCTACGCAGCAATAGTTTGCAGCCTTGGTATAGGCAGATGCTACGGAACCAAGTAGAATGA
- the msbA gene encoding lipid A ABC transporter ATP-binding protein/permease MsbA, translating into MSITADESTWRTFKRLWTFIRLYKSGLAVAVVALVINAVSDTYMVSLLKPLLDEGFGSAESDFLRTLPLIIFAMMFIRGVSSFISAYCLSWVSGNVVMQIRRMVFNHYMQMPVSFFDREKSGSLLSRITYDSEQVSAATSQALVSIVREGASIIGLLVLMFYNSWQLSLVLILVAPVVAWGIGVVSKRFRKISKNMQTIMGVVTSSAEQMLKGHKVVLSYGGQDVEKQRFDKVSNQMRQQSMKLVTAQAAANPIIQMIASVAIVVVLYLASVDSIKEQLTPGTFTVVFSAMFGLMRPLKALTSVTSQFQRGMAAAQTLFALVDIEPEKNHGTHTVERAEGDVAVKDISFTYQGTEKPALQHVSFDIPKGKTVALVGRSGSGKSTIANLFTRFYDVDEGSIELDGVDIRDYELKNLRTHFALVSQNVHLFNDTLANNIAYAAEEKYSRADIERAAELAHAMEFISKMEHGLDTVIGENGASLSGGQRQRVAIARALLRDAPVLILDEATSALDTESERAIQSALDELQKDKTVLVIAHRLSTIEQADQILVVDDGTIIERGSHAELIAKDGAYAQLHKIQFGDS; encoded by the coding sequence ATGTCGATTACAGCAGATGAATCAACTTGGCGCACCTTTAAGCGTCTGTGGACTTTTATCCGTCTTTACAAATCTGGATTAGCCGTTGCCGTTGTTGCATTGGTGATCAACGCCGTTTCTGATACCTACATGGTTTCCTTGCTCAAACCGCTTCTTGATGAAGGGTTTGGTAGTGCCGAATCAGACTTCCTTCGTACCCTACCATTGATTATTTTCGCCATGATGTTCATTCGTGGTGTCAGTAGTTTTATCTCGGCGTATTGCTTGAGTTGGGTCTCTGGTAACGTGGTGATGCAAATCCGTCGTATGGTGTTTAACCACTATATGCAGATGCCAGTTTCGTTTTTTGATCGTGAAAAATCGGGCAGCTTGCTTTCGCGAATTACTTACGATTCAGAGCAAGTCTCCGCGGCAACCAGTCAGGCATTAGTGAGCATCGTGCGCGAGGGCGCCAGCATTATTGGCTTGTTAGTACTGATGTTCTACAACAGCTGGCAGCTTTCTCTGGTGCTGATTTTGGTTGCCCCTGTTGTGGCATGGGGGATCGGCGTAGTATCAAAACGCTTTCGTAAGATCTCCAAAAATATGCAAACCATCATGGGCGTTGTTACCAGTTCTGCGGAACAGATGCTCAAAGGGCATAAAGTGGTGCTGAGTTATGGTGGTCAGGATGTTGAAAAACAGCGTTTTGATAAAGTCAGCAACCAAATGCGTCAGCAGAGCATGAAGCTTGTTACGGCGCAAGCGGCCGCTAACCCGATCATTCAGATGATTGCATCGGTTGCCATTGTTGTGGTGCTTTATTTGGCGAGCGTTGACTCAATAAAAGAGCAACTGACCCCTGGGACTTTCACCGTGGTTTTCTCGGCGATGTTTGGTCTCATGCGCCCGTTAAAAGCGCTGACAAGTGTCACTTCGCAGTTCCAACGTGGTATGGCCGCAGCGCAAACGCTGTTTGCATTGGTGGATATTGAGCCGGAGAAAAACCACGGGACTCATACGGTAGAACGTGCCGAAGGGGATGTTGCGGTAAAAGATATCTCGTTTACTTATCAAGGCACGGAGAAGCCGGCGCTGCAGCATGTCTCTTTTGATATACCGAAAGGCAAAACGGTAGCGTTGGTGGGCCGATCCGGTTCAGGCAAAAGTACCATAGCGAATCTATTCACCCGTTTTTACGATGTCGATGAAGGCTCTATCGAGCTGGATGGCGTTGATATTCGTGACTACGAACTGAAAAATTTACGTACTCACTTTGCTTTAGTATCACAAAATGTCCACCTATTTAATGATACTTTGGCGAACAATATTGCCTATGCCGCGGAAGAAAAGTATAGCCGTGCCGATATTGAGCGTGCCGCTGAACTGGCCCATGCGATGGAGTTTATCTCCAAAATGGAACATGGGCTCGATACGGTTATCGGTGAAAATGGTGCCAGTTTGTCTGGGGGCCAGCGTCAACGGGTTGCTATCGCACGGGCATTGCTGCGAGATGCGCCAGTACTGATCCTCGATGAAGCGACTTCTGCTTTGGATACTGAATCGGAAAGGGCGATTCAATCTGCATTAGATGAGTTGCAAAAAGACAAAACGGTTTTGGTCATTGCGCACCGTTTGTCAACCATTGAACAAGCAGATCAAATCTTAGTGGTCGATGACGGAACCATTATCGAGCGAGGCTCGCACGCTGAGCTGATCGCCAAAGATGGCGCTTATGCCCAGTTGCATAAGATTCAGTTTGGTGACTCCTAG
- the lpxK gene encoding tetraacyldisaccharide 4'-kinase, producing the protein MVEKIWFENHPIKYLLWPLLWPLSLLFGVISRRKKQAYLLGKKTAYRAPVPVVVVGNITAGGNGKTPVVVWLVEALQQRGFKPGVVSRGYGAKAPSYPLLVDETTLTAHCGDEPKLIFQRTGALVAVDPNRPQAVKALLSQGVDVIISDDGLQHYALQRDVEIVVVDGQRRFGSEQLIPLGPLREPVSRLFSVDFVITNGGKAKPDETGMTLAPGKAINLLTGEQVEVQSLAALVAFAGIGHPPRFFATLEQLGAKLVATQEFADHQDFEHKALEKLVIQGENVIMTEKDAVKCRQFAQKNWWYLPVSAQFDLHKEQQILQRITEVIRKYGSPSA; encoded by the coding sequence GTGGTCGAAAAAATTTGGTTTGAGAACCATCCGATCAAGTATCTATTGTGGCCGCTGCTGTGGCCACTCTCTTTGCTGTTTGGTGTTATCAGCCGTCGTAAGAAACAGGCTTATCTGCTTGGTAAAAAAACAGCCTATAGAGCACCTGTACCAGTGGTGGTCGTGGGCAACATTACGGCGGGTGGCAATGGTAAGACCCCAGTTGTGGTTTGGCTGGTGGAAGCGTTGCAACAACGAGGTTTTAAACCCGGCGTTGTTTCACGCGGCTATGGTGCTAAAGCGCCAAGCTATCCCTTGCTCGTCGATGAAACGACTTTAACCGCACATTGTGGTGACGAACCCAAGCTGATTTTCCAACGTACAGGCGCTCTTGTGGCGGTTGATCCCAATCGCCCTCAAGCGGTAAAAGCGCTTCTAAGCCAAGGGGTGGATGTCATTATCAGCGATGATGGCTTGCAACATTATGCCTTACAGCGTGACGTCGAAATCGTTGTGGTTGATGGACAGCGACGCTTTGGCTCAGAGCAGTTGATTCCACTTGGCCCACTGCGCGAACCCGTTTCACGCTTGTTTAGTGTCGATTTTGTCATCACCAACGGTGGTAAGGCTAAGCCGGATGAAACTGGTATGACACTAGCGCCGGGGAAAGCTATTAACTTGCTTACAGGAGAGCAGGTAGAAGTGCAATCGCTCGCCGCTCTGGTCGCTTTTGCTGGCATTGGTCATCCGCCACGTTTTTTTGCCACTTTAGAGCAGTTAGGCGCTAAATTGGTAGCCACCCAAGAGTTTGCTGATCACCAAGATTTTGAGCACAAAGCGTTGGAGAAACTGGTTATTCAGGGTGAAAACGTCATAATGACAGAAAAAGATGCGGTCAAGTGCCGCCAATTTGCCCAGAAGAACTGGTGGTATTTACCGGTATCGGCGCAGTTTGATTTGCACAAAGAACAACAGATTTTACAAAGAATAACAGAGGTTATAAGAAAGTATGGATCACCGTCTGCTTGA
- a CDS encoding Trm112 family protein — protein sequence MDHRLLEIVACPVCKGKLTFDKDNQELICKLDRLAYPIKEGIPVLLEPEARSMAMDEGR from the coding sequence ATGGATCACCGTCTGCTTGAGATTGTTGCGTGCCCAGTATGCAAAGGAAAATTAACATTCGATAAAGATAATCAGGAGTTGATCTGTAAGCTCGATCGTCTCGCCTACCCAATTAAAGAGGGTATTCCTGTATTACTTGAGCCAGAGGCTCGCAGTATGGCCATGGACGAGGGGCGCTAA
- the kdsB gene encoding 3-deoxy-manno-octulosonate cytidylyltransferase, with the protein MSFTVVIPARYQSSRLPGKPLADIAGKPMIQWVYEQAIQAGAQDVIIATDDERVADAVVAFDGKVCMTSPNHESGTERLAEVVKSMGIADDHIIVNVQGDEPLIPPEIIRQVADNLAASTAPMATLGVAITNEEEVFNPNAVKVVTDKEGYALYFSRATIPWDRDAYARGEKLPPQTLMRHIGIYAYRAGFINTYVNWQPSSLEKIECLEQLRVLWYGEKIHVALAKEAPPAGVDTPADLELVRHIVSQANK; encoded by the coding sequence ATGTCATTCACGGTTGTTATTCCTGCTCGTTACCAGTCTAGTCGTCTGCCGGGCAAGCCACTGGCGGATATTGCGGGTAAACCAATGATTCAGTGGGTTTACGAACAAGCGATCCAAGCAGGTGCGCAAGATGTGATTATTGCGACCGATGATGAGCGTGTTGCTGATGCTGTTGTTGCTTTTGATGGCAAAGTCTGTATGACGTCACCGAATCATGAGTCGGGTACCGAGCGCCTTGCGGAAGTGGTGAAAAGCATGGGCATTGCCGACGATCACATTATTGTGAATGTGCAGGGTGACGAGCCGCTGATTCCACCAGAGATCATTCGTCAAGTGGCGGATAATTTAGCCGCGAGCACTGCGCCTATGGCGACTCTTGGCGTTGCGATAACCAACGAAGAGGAAGTGTTCAATCCCAATGCGGTGAAGGTCGTAACAGACAAAGAAGGCTATGCGCTTTATTTTAGTCGCGCAACCATTCCCTGGGATCGCGATGCGTATGCGCGCGGTGAAAAACTGCCGCCTCAGACATTGATGCGTCACATTGGTATCTACGCTTACCGCGCAGGTTTTATCAATACGTACGTTAACTGGCAACCAAGTTCATTGGAAAAGATAGAGTGCCTCGAGCAACTTCGCGTGCTCTGGTACGGTGAAAAAATTCACGTTGCACTGGCAAAAGAAGCGCCACCAGCGGGCGTGGATACCCCCGCAGATCTTGAGCTTGTAAGGCACATTGTTAGCCAAGCAAATAAGTAA
- a CDS encoding YeaH/YhbH family protein, with amino-acid sequence MAQFIDRRLNGKNKSAVNRQRFLRRYKEQIKESVADAVNRRSITNTETGEDVAIPHKDIKEPIFHQGKGGLRERVHPGNDQFITGDKIERPKGGQGGGGSGEGDASADGEGQDDFVFQISKDEYLDILFEDLALPNLKKNQVNKITEWKKHRAGFQTAGIPSNISVVRSLQQSLARRTAMTAGKKRLMQELEEELERIQNREPAQKLEEMRIKQEIEELRKRIDAVPFIDTFDLRFKNYEKKPVPSSQAVMFCLMDVSGSMDQATKDIAKRFYVLLYLFLTRTYENVEVVFIRHHTQAKEVDEHEFFYSQETGGTIVSSALKLMDDIVKQRYPVGEWNVYAAQASDGDNWADDSPRCRELLTNKLLPNCQYYAYIEITRRSHQTLWHEYEKLGESFDNFAMKNIRSVEDIFPVFRELFQKETA; translated from the coding sequence ATGGCGCAATTTATCGACCGGAGGCTCAATGGCAAGAATAAGAGCGCTGTCAACAGACAGCGCTTCTTGAGACGCTACAAAGAGCAAATCAAAGAGTCTGTTGCGGATGCAGTAAATCGCCGCTCGATCACCAATACCGAGACCGGTGAAGATGTTGCCATTCCGCACAAAGATATCAAGGAACCTATTTTCCATCAGGGGAAAGGCGGACTACGCGAGCGTGTACATCCGGGAAACGACCAATTTATCACTGGCGATAAGATCGAACGGCCAAAAGGAGGACAAGGCGGTGGCGGTTCCGGTGAAGGTGACGCAAGCGCCGACGGTGAGGGACAAGATGATTTCGTCTTTCAGATTTCAAAAGACGAGTATCTCGACATCCTGTTTGAAGATCTGGCGCTGCCCAACCTGAAGAAAAACCAAGTCAATAAAATTACCGAGTGGAAAAAACACCGAGCAGGTTTCCAAACTGCCGGCATTCCATCCAACATTTCTGTTGTTCGTTCTCTGCAACAGTCTTTGGCTCGTCGCACCGCGATGACCGCGGGTAAGAAGCGCCTGATGCAAGAATTGGAAGAGGAACTAGAACGCATCCAAAATAGGGAACCGGCTCAAAAACTGGAAGAGATGCGTATTAAACAAGAAATTGAAGAGTTGCGAAAGCGCATCGATGCGGTCCCTTTTATTGACACCTTTGATCTACGTTTTAAGAATTATGAGAAAAAACCCGTGCCATCGAGCCAGGCCGTCATGTTCTGTCTGATGGACGTTTCAGGCTCAATGGATCAAGCAACTAAGGACATCGCAAAGCGCTTTTATGTACTGCTTTATCTGTTCTTAACTCGCACTTATGAGAATGTTGAAGTGGTCTTTATTCGTCACCACACACAGGCCAAAGAGGTGGATGAACATGAGTTTTTCTATTCTCAGGAAACTGGGGGAACCATTGTTTCCAGTGCTCTCAAATTGATGGATGACATTGTCAAGCAACGCTATCCCGTTGGTGAATGGAACGTTTACGCGGCACAAGCTTCCGACGGCGATAACTGGGCTGACGATTCACCACGTTGCCGTGAACTGTTGACCAATAAGTTGCTGCCTAACTGCCAGTACTACGCTTACATCGAAATTACGCGACGTTCTCACCAAACTCTTTGGCACGAATATGAAAAATTAGGAGAAAGCTTCGACAACTTTGCGATGAAGAATATCCGCTCAGTAGAGGATATCTTCCCGGTATTTAGAGAGCTGTTCCAGAAAGAGACGGCATAG
- a CDS encoding YfbU family protein, producing the protein MEMSNTQRLILSNQYKLMSQLDPTNAANYQRLKTIIERGYELQMRELNKDFGCISEQHCKEVIDIMEMYHAMQESNRMLSDSERAEVDQRRLQFLGFDIASEAQLVHYVRFLVDSEGLYPQFDKADHHFNSQMPMLEKYRRMLVSWKKCPRQYHLSATELRQIFSA; encoded by the coding sequence ATGGAAATGTCAAACACACAGCGTTTGATCCTATCAAATCAGTACAAACTCATGTCACAGCTCGACCCAACCAATGCGGCCAATTACCAACGTTTGAAAACCATTATTGAACGCGGCTATGAGCTACAAATGCGTGAGTTAAACAAAGATTTTGGCTGCATTTCGGAACAACACTGCAAAGAAGTGATCGACATTATGGAGATGTATCACGCCATGCAGGAATCAAACAGAATGCTCTCTGATAGCGAACGTGCAGAGGTGGATCAGCGTCGACTGCAGTTCTTAGGTTTCGACATCGCATCAGAAGCTCAATTGGTCCACTACGTGCGTTTCCTTGTCGACTCAGAAGGCTTATATCCTCAATTTGATAAAGCAGACCACCATTTCAACAGTCAAATGCCGATGTTAGAAAAATACCGCCGAATGTTGGTGAGCTGGAAAAAATGCCCTCGCCAATACCATCTATCTGCGACGGAGTTACGCCAAATTTTCAGTGCATAA